The Corallococcus exiguus genome has a segment encoding these proteins:
- a CDS encoding DUF2019 domain-containing protein — MTLEALVKQFADNVAAQTDAIFQPGADPDDRHGDLYIQAFKELRAQGDAGREALASLFTHERADVRVAAASFLLRYRTAESKAVLNEVAQRKGFFAFEAGQALKRWEEGTWALDPE; from the coding sequence ATGACCCTGGAAGCCCTCGTCAAGCAGTTTGCCGACAACGTTGCCGCTCAGACTGATGCCATTTTCCAGCCGGGAGCCGACCCGGACGATCGTCACGGCGACCTCTACATCCAAGCGTTCAAGGAACTTCGTGCTCAGGGTGATGCCGGGCGTGAGGCGCTTGCGAGCCTGTTCACACATGAAAGGGCTGATGTCAGGGTCGCGGCTGCTTCATTCTTGCTTCGCTATCGGACCGCTGAATCCAAGGCTGTTTTGAATGAAGTGGCTCAGCGTAAGGGGTTCTTTGCCTTCGAGGCGGGGCAGGCGCTGAAACGCTGGGAGGAGGGCACCTGGGCGCTGGATCCAGAATAG
- a CDS encoding sensor histidine kinase — MPSSGNVPWRQSRSVTWLAVTAVALLLAVAAAAAVNAWRGFGAPFPGLFVDPYADFSNVSMPAWAQEGLPLKYPDRLVAIEGQALPRELPFPSQAAAARIAALARDGATEARLTFSTSEGPREVRRPLLALGTNEVGFFFGFYAVVALFLLWTGGVVLVMAGHRPGARAYAAWTVGAYLLFLSFYDYHTTAGLPAAFSLGGVGFDLGFLWLAYAFPEPPKRGRAVLRTVLLAVTAWGVGAAAWMVVAPWLGHDASTTRQVVGQGVPASMAVLLLSIVLRLGRGSGRERAELLSAAWGLAAAPATLAVGFFVALASGSGVVHLFVPFVIPLLPLSIGFALVRHNILETDVVLSRRLLAGPIVLASLGGALLTWLALRLLVREGVETWLPTLLSVPVLVGGLMACNRLTLWLFFPAASQFRPSIEQLSDQLSSLHEMPAIRQAVEAVVSRWLPTSGPVRVLEARELTSVPNLPEDARERLNTGQHVWTLETPWQRLLVVPMRSLGRLRGVLLLPPKHQAALYTSEDLTLLATIASLGAVSLHHAEALKELEALRRSDVEATRDEKRFTLGLLGAELSHEIAYPLNFFRYLLRRSGKGHTLEPQDVEIGSEEVARLERMLATLRKLKSPAPQLAPVALVGPLKRALELIREPVEEKRLSVSVEVPEDLVVLADPDMVLQVFANLLRNGAQAVESGGRLGVSASLAEGGVRVECWDSGPGVPEALRDSIWNPWVTTKEGGSGLGLAITQRLVSSLEWRISLERKEERTCFCLHVPDRVLLIAPAASRSAAASA; from the coding sequence ATGCCCTCCTCCGGCAACGTCCCCTGGCGCCAATCCAGGTCCGTGACGTGGCTCGCCGTGACCGCGGTGGCCCTGCTGCTGGCAGTGGCCGCCGCGGCCGCGGTGAACGCCTGGCGCGGTTTCGGAGCGCCCTTCCCCGGGCTCTTCGTGGATCCGTACGCGGACTTCTCCAACGTCTCCATGCCGGCCTGGGCGCAGGAGGGGCTTCCGCTCAAGTATCCCGACCGGCTCGTCGCCATCGAAGGACAGGCATTGCCGCGCGAGCTCCCCTTCCCGTCCCAGGCCGCCGCCGCGCGCATCGCCGCGCTGGCGCGAGACGGGGCCACGGAAGCACGGCTCACCTTCTCCACGTCCGAAGGCCCACGCGAGGTGCGGCGCCCCCTGCTGGCGCTGGGCACCAACGAGGTGGGCTTCTTCTTCGGCTTCTACGCCGTGGTGGCGCTCTTCCTCCTCTGGACGGGAGGCGTGGTGCTGGTGATGGCGGGACACCGCCCGGGCGCACGCGCCTACGCCGCGTGGACGGTGGGCGCGTACCTGCTCTTCCTGAGCTTCTACGACTACCACACGACGGCGGGGCTCCCGGCGGCCTTCTCCCTGGGCGGCGTGGGCTTCGACCTGGGTTTCCTGTGGCTGGCCTATGCCTTCCCCGAGCCCCCGAAGCGTGGGCGCGCGGTGCTGCGCACGGTGCTGCTGGCGGTGACGGCCTGGGGCGTGGGCGCCGCGGCGTGGATGGTAGTCGCGCCATGGCTGGGGCATGACGCGTCCACCACGCGCCAGGTGGTGGGACAGGGCGTCCCGGCCAGCATGGCCGTACTGCTGCTGTCCATCGTGCTGCGCCTGGGCCGGGGCAGCGGGCGGGAGCGGGCCGAGTTGCTGTCCGCCGCGTGGGGACTGGCCGCCGCGCCCGCGACGCTGGCCGTGGGCTTCTTCGTGGCGCTCGCGTCCGGCAGCGGCGTGGTGCACCTGTTCGTGCCCTTCGTCATCCCGCTGCTGCCGCTGTCCATCGGCTTCGCGCTGGTGCGCCACAACATCCTGGAGACGGACGTGGTGCTGTCGCGGCGACTGCTCGCGGGGCCCATCGTCCTGGCGTCGCTGGGCGGCGCGCTCCTGACCTGGCTCGCCCTGCGGCTGCTGGTGCGCGAGGGCGTGGAGACGTGGCTCCCCACGCTGCTCTCCGTCCCCGTGCTGGTGGGCGGGCTCATGGCCTGCAACCGCCTGACGCTGTGGCTGTTCTTCCCAGCCGCGTCGCAATTCCGCCCCAGCATCGAACAGCTCAGCGACCAGCTCTCCAGCCTCCACGAGATGCCCGCCATCCGTCAGGCCGTGGAGGCGGTCGTGTCCCGATGGCTGCCCACCAGCGGCCCCGTGCGCGTGCTGGAGGCACGAGAGCTGACGTCGGTCCCCAACCTCCCCGAGGACGCGCGGGAGCGGCTCAACACAGGCCAGCACGTGTGGACGCTGGAGACGCCGTGGCAGCGCCTGCTCGTGGTGCCCATGCGTTCCCTGGGGCGGCTGCGCGGAGTGCTGCTGCTGCCCCCCAAGCACCAGGCCGCCCTCTACACCAGCGAGGACCTCACGCTGCTGGCCACCATCGCGAGCCTGGGCGCGGTGTCCCTGCACCACGCCGAGGCGCTGAAGGAGCTGGAGGCCCTGCGGCGCAGTGACGTGGAGGCCACGCGCGACGAGAAGCGGTTCACGCTCGGGCTGCTGGGCGCAGAGCTGTCGCACGAAATCGCCTACCCGCTGAACTTCTTCCGCTACCTGCTCAGGCGCAGCGGCAAAGGCCACACGTTGGAGCCCCAGGACGTGGAGATTGGCAGCGAGGAAGTTGCGCGGTTGGAGCGGATGCTCGCTACGCTGCGCAAGCTGAAGTCTCCCGCGCCTCAGCTCGCGCCAGTGGCGCTGGTGGGTCCGCTCAAGCGCGCCCTGGAGCTGATCCGCGAGCCCGTGGAGGAAAAGCGGCTCTCCGTTTCCGTGGAGGTGCCGGAGGACCTGGTGGTGCTGGCGGATCCGGACATGGTGTTGCAGGTCTTCGCCAACCTGCTGCGCAACGGAGCGCAGGCGGTGGAGTCCGGGGGACGTCTCGGAGTGAGCGCCTCACTGGCGGAGGGGGGCGTCCGGGTGGAGTGCTGGGACTCCGGGCCCGGAGTCCCCGAGGCGCTGCGCGACAGCATCTGGAACCCGTGGGTGACGACCAAGGAGGGCGGATCCGGGTTGGGGCTGGCCATCACCCAACGGCTGGTGAGCAGCCTGGAGTGGCGCATCAGCCTGGAGCGGAAGGAGGAGCGCACGTGCTTCTGCCTTCACGTGCCGGACCGTGTGCTCCTCATCGCGCCCGCGGCGTCGAGGTCCGCCGCAGCAAGCGCCTGA
- a CDS encoding S8 family serine peptidase: MGLKHLGYARRVILDEELDEELMAMYGDKTLVVWSGPGLDGHTPQAVIGDLQLYLMGQHEVPPPGPQLVTAQPVLCARRGGLVLSTEDRVDGFVGIDDEVCTELPLLDLWQGAGGIPKHGEIPEPQVVAHEESLLVSALDLIGLTQANALLGPEHPTPRIAIIDESFSGLPDELPEGFEPPVFHGLPRPLSRYRGPTEVGHGTRMAATLQEALGPTVQLGLFRLVPTEADVHSSWLAPTDLALILAHAIQAWKADLVLIPMGDALWGTPRHLRAVLREAQRVGRGGRGVPILCAVGDSTKNHCRDGPVSYALGADELASQPQVLAVSSTDTAGRWYRRYNETFCAPINRFGPAVAFSAPGEMYRVTSIEERLVDDSSVASALATAATAVVLRQAPHLHVHELREILQRTADVPPLVDDGPGTAHEHFNAWDREGHNPKLGAGRVNALAAMLAAADPVCFALLLTRSCPSRLPARGVAESEPAIIRALAWYNWVQVHAVTPGDDLDAEGQRLLSGYLRVRGVMARRLLSSSRWRESLMWLARHLMALWDGDDTLLDSEGNRDHGALALRLEHALETLRDELVTPAFPADAEELLPWLDALRAELGRKGGRWLQRFIFGGGSAFDPVWRPGTPTGILLRAILTTRKPRVEVG, from the coding sequence ATGGGCCTGAAGCACCTCGGATACGCGCGAAGGGTCATTCTGGACGAAGAGCTCGATGAAGAGCTGATGGCCATGTATGGCGACAAGACGCTCGTCGTCTGGTCTGGCCCGGGGCTCGACGGTCACACCCCGCAGGCCGTCATCGGAGACCTCCAGCTCTACCTCATGGGGCAGCATGAGGTTCCTCCACCCGGCCCCCAGCTCGTCACCGCGCAGCCCGTCCTGTGCGCCCGCCGGGGAGGCCTGGTGCTCTCCACCGAGGACAGGGTGGATGGCTTCGTCGGCATCGATGACGAGGTGTGCACCGAACTCCCCCTGCTCGACCTGTGGCAGGGCGCGGGAGGAATACCCAAGCACGGCGAGATCCCCGAGCCCCAGGTCGTCGCCCACGAGGAGTCACTGCTCGTGTCCGCGCTCGACCTCATCGGGCTGACGCAGGCGAATGCCCTCCTCGGACCGGAGCACCCCACGCCCCGCATCGCCATCATCGATGAGTCTTTCTCGGGACTCCCCGATGAGCTCCCGGAGGGCTTCGAGCCTCCGGTCTTCCATGGGCTGCCGCGCCCGCTGTCCAGGTACCGGGGCCCCACCGAGGTGGGCCATGGCACTCGCATGGCGGCCACGCTTCAGGAAGCCCTGGGCCCCACCGTCCAGCTGGGGCTGTTCCGCCTCGTTCCCACCGAAGCAGATGTGCACAGCTCGTGGCTCGCGCCCACGGATCTCGCGCTCATCCTGGCGCACGCCATCCAGGCGTGGAAGGCGGACCTCGTCCTCATTCCAATGGGCGACGCACTGTGGGGCACCCCGCGCCATCTCCGGGCCGTGCTCCGCGAGGCGCAGCGGGTGGGGCGCGGGGGAAGGGGTGTCCCCATCCTCTGTGCCGTGGGCGACTCGACCAAGAACCACTGCCGGGACGGACCCGTCTCATATGCCCTGGGCGCCGACGAGCTGGCCAGCCAGCCGCAGGTGCTCGCGGTCTCCTCCACGGATACCGCGGGCCGGTGGTACCGCCGGTACAACGAGACGTTCTGCGCCCCCATCAACCGGTTCGGCCCCGCGGTCGCATTCAGCGCTCCGGGTGAGATGTACCGGGTGACGAGCATCGAAGAGAGACTCGTGGATGACTCCAGCGTGGCCTCCGCGCTGGCCACCGCCGCCACCGCCGTCGTGCTGCGCCAGGCGCCACACCTGCACGTGCACGAGCTGCGGGAAATCCTCCAGCGGACCGCGGATGTTCCTCCTCTCGTGGATGACGGCCCCGGCACCGCGCACGAGCACTTCAACGCGTGGGACCGGGAGGGCCACAACCCCAAGCTCGGCGCAGGCAGGGTCAACGCCCTCGCGGCCATGCTCGCGGCGGCGGACCCCGTCTGCTTCGCCCTGCTGCTCACCCGCTCTTGCCCGAGCCGGCTCCCCGCGCGCGGCGTGGCGGAGTCCGAGCCAGCCATCATTCGCGCACTGGCCTGGTACAACTGGGTCCAGGTCCATGCGGTGACACCGGGAGACGACCTGGACGCCGAGGGTCAGCGCCTGCTTTCGGGCTACCTCCGGGTGCGCGGAGTGATGGCGCGCAGGCTGCTGTCCTCCTCCCGGTGGAGGGAGTCCCTGATGTGGCTGGCGCGCCACCTGATGGCGCTCTGGGATGGGGACGACACCCTGCTGGATTCCGAGGGGAATCGCGATCACGGCGCCCTGGCGCTCCGGCTGGAGCATGCGCTCGAGACGCTCCGTGACGAGCTGGTCACCCCCGCATTCCCCGCGGACGCGGAGGAGCTCCTGCCGTGGCTCGATGCGCTGCGGGCGGAGCTGGGACGCAAGGGAGGACGCTGGCTCCAGCGGTTCATATTCGGAGGAGGCAGTGCGTTCGACCCGGTATGGCGGCCCGGGACGCCTACTGGAATCCTCCTCCGCGCCATCCTGACCACGCGCAAGCCACGGGTCGAGGTGGGATAG
- a CDS encoding isoprenoid biosynthesis enzyme family protein: MSMDATFQEVLRRLPTPLQDYGQTLPHRLGITQEPTGAWEEFWVLDINRDLPGYVAEDPEHPGTRLVSDATLAHYRAAHHCAAIHGLIADRLVDCQVAPDMGLLLFRGIFLRQWERELTAATGDRRVAREALARALTSLRRGTALELRTMARRELDPRTYAIQTREKLRWGGTAARCLLRQTGQARRAELLERSYDLFCFALQCMDDALDCAEDERTRGVSVPSVLGLPSGSLVRAMPALLDSAITLAREARLERLALWLGSFARLAHGIRPEGDADRNEELGRRLAVVAEGALWA, from the coding sequence ATGAGCATGGACGCGACCTTCCAGGAAGTCCTCCGCCGCCTTCCGACTCCGCTCCAGGACTACGGACAAACCCTGCCCCACCGTCTGGGCATCACCCAGGAGCCCACCGGCGCCTGGGAGGAGTTCTGGGTGCTCGACATCAACCGCGACCTTCCCGGGTATGTGGCGGAGGATCCAGAGCACCCCGGCACCCGCCTCGTCTCCGACGCCACGCTCGCGCACTACCGCGCCGCGCACCACTGCGCAGCCATTCATGGGCTCATCGCTGACCGGCTCGTGGATTGTCAGGTCGCTCCCGACATGGGGCTGCTGCTGTTTCGCGGCATCTTCCTGCGTCAGTGGGAGCGCGAGCTGACGGCGGCCACGGGCGACCGACGGGTGGCGCGCGAGGCCCTCGCGCGGGCCCTCACCTCGCTGCGTCGCGGCACCGCGCTGGAGCTGCGGACGATGGCGCGGCGTGAGCTGGACCCGCGCACGTACGCCATCCAGACGCGAGAGAAGCTGCGCTGGGGAGGAACGGCGGCGAGGTGCCTGCTGCGGCAGACCGGACAGGCGCGGCGGGCTGAACTGCTGGAGCGCAGCTACGACCTGTTCTGCTTCGCCTTGCAGTGCATGGACGACGCGCTGGACTGCGCCGAGGACGAGCGGACGCGCGGGGTGAGCGTCCCGTCGGTGTTGGGCCTTCCCTCCGGGAGCCTCGTCCGGGCCATGCCGGCGCTGCTTGACTCCGCGATCACGCTTGCGAGGGAGGCCCGGCTGGAGCGACTGGCCTTGTGGCTGGGGAGCTTCGCCAGGCTCGCGCACGGGATCCGCCCCGAGGGCGATGCCGACAGGAATGAAGAGCTCGGGCGGCGGCTCGCCGTCGTCGCGGAGGGGGCGCTATGGGCCTGA
- a CDS encoding sigma-54-dependent transcriptional regulator, producing MNILIVDDQRSARRILASILSTQEGLVLHEASSLEEARRVLTTTAIDIGLIDVRLDADARNRDGLVLVAEIREKFTALPVVVTASSEMEEIRAAMRAGAYDYILKDELCEELVLPIIQGLGSRRRLEHEVLRLRARLTPETGIQGLVGTSEVIGRLRTAIQRVVLSDRPVLVTGPTGAGKEVVVRAIHALGPNSADPLLDLNCGAIPELLMESQLFGHERGAFTGADRRQDGYLTAVRRGTLFLDELAELPLSLQAKLLRVLETGRFRRVGATAEEHFQGRVVAATHAKLEERVRQGRFREDLYHRLNVLNVRVPSLDERTQDIPALMAHFCRQQPRPLRFSQEAVEALSRRSWPGNVRQLRNFIDRLAVFCDEDPIGAETVAAYLEPSQGPVPAEDGLMAMARAILQLPVANKLEAIESTLLNEAMALAGGNKSGAARLLGIGRKAVERRLERKDEPPEVE from the coding sequence ATGAACATCCTCATCGTTGACGACCAGCGCAGTGCGCGTCGCATCCTCGCGAGCATCCTGTCCACGCAGGAGGGACTGGTGCTGCATGAGGCGTCCTCGCTCGAAGAAGCGCGGAGGGTGCTGACAACCACCGCCATCGATATCGGGCTCATCGACGTGCGGCTGGACGCGGACGCCCGCAATCGGGATGGGCTGGTGCTGGTGGCGGAGATCCGCGAGAAGTTCACGGCGCTTCCCGTCGTCGTCACGGCCTCCAGCGAAATGGAGGAGATCCGCGCGGCCATGCGCGCGGGGGCGTACGACTACATCCTCAAGGACGAGCTGTGCGAGGAGTTGGTGCTCCCCATCATCCAGGGGCTGGGCAGCCGGCGCCGGTTGGAGCACGAGGTGCTGCGCCTCCGGGCGCGCCTCACCCCTGAGACGGGCATCCAGGGGCTGGTGGGCACCTCTGAAGTCATTGGCCGGCTGCGCACCGCCATCCAGCGCGTCGTCCTCTCGGATCGGCCGGTGCTCGTCACCGGGCCCACGGGAGCGGGCAAGGAGGTGGTGGTGCGCGCCATCCACGCGCTGGGTCCGAACTCAGCGGATCCGCTTCTGGACCTCAACTGTGGCGCCATCCCGGAGCTGCTGATGGAGTCCCAGCTCTTTGGCCACGAGCGGGGTGCGTTCACGGGGGCGGATCGGCGCCAGGACGGCTACCTCACCGCGGTGCGCCGGGGCACGCTGTTCCTGGACGAGCTGGCCGAGCTGCCGTTGTCCCTTCAAGCCAAGCTGCTGCGCGTGCTGGAGACCGGGCGATTCCGCCGGGTGGGGGCTACCGCCGAAGAGCACTTCCAGGGACGGGTCGTGGCCGCCACGCACGCGAAGCTGGAGGAGCGCGTGCGCCAGGGGCGCTTCCGGGAGGACCTCTATCACCGGCTCAATGTCCTCAACGTGCGCGTGCCCTCCCTGGACGAGCGCACCCAGGACATCCCCGCGCTGATGGCCCACTTCTGCCGCCAGCAGCCGCGCCCGCTGCGCTTTTCCCAGGAGGCAGTGGAGGCCCTGTCCCGGCGATCCTGGCCGGGCAACGTCCGGCAGCTCCGCAACTTCATCGATCGCCTTGCTGTCTTCTGTGACGAGGATCCCATCGGCGCGGAGACGGTGGCTGCCTATCTGGAGCCCTCGCAGGGCCCGGTTCCCGCCGAGGACGGTCTCATGGCGATGGCGCGCGCCATCCTGCAGCTGCCCGTGGCGAACAAGCTGGAGGCCATCGAGTCCACCCTGCTCAACGAGGCCATGGCGCTCGCTGGCGGCAACAAGAGCGGCGCGGCGCGGCTGCTTGGCATCGGTCGTAAAGCAGTAGAGAGACGGTTGGAGCGCAAGGACGAGCCGCCCGAGGTGGAGTAG
- a CDS encoding ferredoxin--NADP reductase — MSSLMKESVLRVHHWTDTLFSFVTTRDPGFRFASGQFTMIGLEVEARPLLRAYSMVSAHYDDHLEFLSIKVPGGPLTSRLQHLKEGDNILVSKKATGTLVLKHLLPGKNLYMLSTGTGLAPFLSLVKDPEMYEQFDRVILTHTCRRAEELAYHDLFLHELPHNEFFGELVKQKLTYYPSVTREDFRNTGRITDLIQSEKLFKDVGLPPLNPEVDRVMLCGSPGMLSDLTTMLEERGFREGTPGEAGHYVTEKAFAER; from the coding sequence GTGAGCAGTCTCATGAAGGAGTCCGTGTTGCGCGTGCACCACTGGACTGACACCCTCTTCAGCTTCGTCACCACGCGGGACCCGGGTTTCCGCTTCGCCAGCGGCCAGTTCACGATGATCGGCCTGGAAGTGGAGGCCCGCCCGCTGCTGCGCGCCTACAGCATGGTGAGCGCGCACTATGACGACCACCTCGAGTTCCTGAGCATCAAGGTGCCCGGCGGGCCCCTGACCTCCCGGCTGCAGCACCTGAAGGAGGGCGACAACATCCTGGTCAGCAAGAAGGCGACCGGCACGCTCGTCCTCAAGCACCTGCTGCCCGGCAAGAACCTCTACATGCTGAGCACGGGCACGGGCCTGGCCCCCTTCCTCAGCCTGGTGAAGGACCCGGAGATGTACGAGCAGTTCGACCGGGTCATCCTCACGCACACCTGCCGCCGCGCTGAGGAGCTGGCCTACCACGACCTCTTCCTCCACGAGCTGCCCCACAACGAGTTCTTCGGGGAGCTGGTGAAGCAGAAGCTCACGTACTACCCGAGCGTCACGCGCGAGGACTTCCGCAACACGGGTCGCATCACCGACCTCATCCAGAGCGAGAAGCTGTTCAAGGACGTGGGCCTGCCGCCGCTGAACCCGGAGGTCGACCGGGTGATGCTCTGTGGCAGCCCCGGCATGCTCTCGGACCTCACGACCATGCTGGAGGAGCGCGGCTTCCGGGAAGGCACCCCCGGAGAGGCCGGCCACTACGTCACCGAGAAGGCCTTCGCCGAGCGCTGA
- a CDS encoding tautomerase family protein encodes MPHVTVKLYPGKSEQQKTQLAERIVKDVMEALGSTEGAISVAIEEVSPTDWPEAVYRPEIAGQWDRLYKKPGYNPLK; translated from the coding sequence ATGCCCCACGTCACCGTGAAGCTCTACCCCGGCAAGTCCGAGCAGCAGAAGACCCAGCTCGCCGAGCGGATCGTGAAGGACGTGATGGAGGCCCTCGGCAGCACCGAGGGCGCCATCTCCGTCGCCATCGAAGAGGTCTCCCCGACGGACTGGCCGGAAGCCGTCTACCGGCCGGAGATCGCCGGCCAGTGGGACCGCCTCTACAAGAAACCCGGCTACAACCCGCTCAAGTAG
- a CDS encoding (R)-mandelonitrile lyase translates to MAATPVQGGPEIAISRGGSRPVELAEAEHFTGTVHRQALFGAKPPGRATGGSVTFEPGARTAWHVHPLGQTLVVTAGTGWIQRWDGPVQEFREGDVVRIPAGVKHWHGTTATTRMSHIAVQEELDGKNVTWLEKVSDEQYAKGPSAAQGAMNMKKEPSALKKQMGDFAPKMVQLTDDVLFGDVWERTELAPRDRSLVTVAALTMGGNTEQLPFHLKKARENGVSEPELVEALTHLAFYCGWPKALSAMNVAKETFKTPAPAKDPSQK, encoded by the coding sequence ATGGCGGCGACACCGGTCCAGGGAGGCCCGGAGATCGCCATCTCGCGCGGCGGCTCGCGGCCAGTGGAGCTGGCGGAGGCCGAGCACTTCACCGGCACCGTGCACCGGCAAGCCCTCTTCGGAGCGAAGCCGCCCGGGCGGGCGACGGGTGGCTCCGTCACCTTCGAGCCCGGTGCCCGTACCGCGTGGCATGTCCATCCTCTGGGACAGACCCTCGTCGTCACGGCCGGTACCGGATGGATCCAGCGCTGGGACGGCCCCGTTCAGGAGTTCCGGGAGGGCGACGTCGTGCGGATCCCCGCGGGCGTCAAGCACTGGCACGGCACCACGGCGACCACCCGGATGAGCCACATCGCCGTCCAGGAGGAGCTCGACGGCAAGAACGTGACCTGGCTGGAGAAGGTCAGCGACGAGCAGTACGCCAAGGGGCCGTCCGCGGCCCAGGGAGCCATGAACATGAAGAAGGAACCGTCCGCGCTGAAGAAGCAGATGGGCGACTTCGCGCCCAAGATGGTGCAGCTCACGGATGACGTGCTGTTTGGCGACGTCTGGGAGCGCACGGAGCTCGCGCCTCGCGACCGCAGCCTCGTCACCGTCGCCGCGCTCACCATGGGCGGCAACACCGAACAGCTGCCCTTCCACCTGAAGAAGGCCCGGGAGAACGGCGTCTCGGAGCCGGAGCTCGTCGAGGCGCTCACGCACCTGGCCTTCTACTGTGGCTGGCCCAAGGCCCTCTCCGCGATGAACGTCGCGAAGGAGACGTTCAAGACGCCAGCCCCCGCGAAGGACCCGTCCCAGAAGTAG
- a CDS encoding erythromycin esterase family protein, which translates to MRYLLLLLPLLSSCASSPRSEAPRVSDTDRIIQELCGKQMALLGEDSYHGSARTVAFKVELTRRLVEECQFDAFFIETGTYDFLRIQSLLKAGQSVSDDMLVAAIGGMWASPEMAPLIPFLSGRLRAGSLAVGGIDDQLNRGTWAQNEMARELIPLFNSSGQAECGVKLERHLAWRYDDAHPYTAETANVLLGCLKDWESALSRPGTPATLEQLQMARNLVRNFTREAAVRARALEQPDGPRDWSNENARDRSMFMNLEWLLSQSSQPRKAIVWTATVHAAKDMTRVEADDRQRIPLGTYVRERFGEQSFVLGFSANSGSHSLGASARTFVLAPATPDSLEAEAFANHTGDTRYLDGRQLRELGPRVARPLTYTSWMKAPWATVMDGLLIVREETPSRPTQL; encoded by the coding sequence ATGAGATACCTGCTGCTCCTGCTCCCGCTGCTTTCGAGCTGTGCCTCGTCACCCAGAAGTGAGGCCCCTCGGGTCTCCGACACCGACCGGATCATCCAGGAACTCTGCGGCAAGCAGATGGCGCTGCTGGGGGAGGACTCCTACCACGGCAGTGCAAGGACCGTGGCCTTCAAGGTGGAGCTGACCCGCAGGCTGGTGGAGGAGTGCCAGTTCGACGCCTTCTTCATCGAGACAGGCACCTATGACTTCCTCCGCATCCAGTCGCTGCTGAAGGCGGGCCAGTCTGTCAGCGATGACATGCTCGTGGCTGCCATTGGCGGGATGTGGGCCAGTCCGGAGATGGCACCCCTGATTCCGTTCCTGTCCGGGCGGCTCCGGGCGGGCAGCCTCGCGGTCGGCGGAATCGATGATCAGCTCAACAGGGGCACCTGGGCGCAGAACGAGATGGCGCGTGAGCTCATCCCCTTGTTCAACAGCTCGGGGCAGGCGGAGTGCGGAGTGAAGCTCGAACGGCACCTGGCCTGGCGGTATGACGACGCCCACCCGTACACAGCGGAGACCGCGAACGTCCTCCTGGGCTGCCTGAAGGATTGGGAGTCGGCGCTCTCCAGGCCCGGAACACCCGCGACACTGGAGCAGCTGCAGATGGCCCGCAATCTGGTGCGGAACTTCACCCGTGAGGCCGCCGTGCGGGCCCGGGCGCTGGAGCAGCCTGATGGGCCTCGGGACTGGAGCAATGAGAACGCGCGAGATCGCTCCATGTTCATGAATCTGGAGTGGCTCCTGTCCCAGTCCTCCCAGCCCCGAAAGGCCATTGTCTGGACCGCCACGGTTCATGCCGCGAAGGACATGACGCGCGTGGAGGCGGACGATCGGCAGCGGATTCCCCTGGGGACCTATGTCCGTGAGCGGTTCGGGGAGCAGTCCTTCGTGCTGGGGTTCTCCGCGAACTCCGGGAGCCATTCCCTCGGCGCGAGTGCCCGAACGTTTGTCCTCGCACCCGCGACCCCCGATTCGCTGGAGGCCGAGGCGTTCGCGAACCACACCGGGGACACCCGATATCTGGATGGGCGCCAGCTTCGTGAGCTGGGGCCCAGGGTGGCCCGTCCCCTGACCTATACCTCGTGGATGAAAGCCCCCTGGGCAACGGTCATGGATGGGCTGCTCATCGTCCGGGAGGAAACCCCTTCGCGCCCGACCCAGCTGTGA
- a CDS encoding FMN-binding negative transcriptional regulator, which yields MLYTPRSFQEPDLSTLHAFMKQHAFSTVISHGSGINVSHLPLMLVPDRGDKGTLLGHLARANPHWKDFDGERPALCVFHGPHAYISPTWYKVQPSAPTWNYAVVHALGRPRIIDTQAELSKLIDRMLAEYEPASGAPGHAAHLPEEVRAQLLEHIVGFELPIEELQGKFKLGQNRSAEDQAGMMEALAGQGGDALALLELMRQRSHQDGND from the coding sequence ATGCTCTACACGCCCCGAAGCTTCCAGGAGCCGGACCTCTCCACGCTGCACGCGTTCATGAAGCAGCACGCATTCAGCACGGTCATCTCGCACGGCTCGGGGATCAACGTCTCGCACCTGCCGCTCATGCTGGTGCCGGACCGGGGCGACAAGGGCACGCTGCTGGGGCACCTGGCGCGCGCCAACCCACACTGGAAGGACTTCGACGGCGAGCGGCCAGCCCTCTGCGTCTTCCATGGGCCCCACGCGTACATCTCACCCACCTGGTACAAGGTGCAGCCCTCCGCGCCGACGTGGAACTACGCGGTGGTTCACGCGCTCGGCCGTCCGCGAATCATCGACACGCAGGCGGAGCTGTCGAAGCTGATCGACAGGATGCTGGCGGAGTACGAGCCCGCGAGCGGAGCCCCCGGCCACGCGGCCCACCTGCCGGAGGAGGTCCGCGCGCAGCTGCTGGAGCACATCGTCGGCTTCGAGCTGCCCATCGAGGAATTGCAGGGCAAGTTCAAGCTGGGCCAGAACCGCTCCGCGGAAGACCAGGCGGGAATGATGGAAGCGCTCGCGGGCCAGGGCGGCGATGCGCTGGCCCTGCTCGAGCTGATGCGTCAGCGCTCCCACCAGGACGGAAACGACTGA